The Arachis hypogaea cultivar Tifrunner chromosome 16, arahy.Tifrunner.gnm2.J5K5, whole genome shotgun sequence genome contains a region encoding:
- the LOC112757993 gene encoding DNA replication licensing factor MCM7: MNTTVLDFDSDKLLASDFLKNFADINGESKYMNILQDVANHKTRAVQIDLDDLINYKDLDEEFLRRVTENTRRYIGIFSDAIDEIMPEPTEAFIDDDHDILMTQRSDEVADGEDGSDPQQRMPPEIKRYYEVYIKASSKGRPYTIREVKASYIGQIVRISGIVTRCSDVKPLMKVAVYTCEDCGFEIYQEVTARVFMPLFECPSTRCKINNNKGNLILQLRASKFLKFQEAKIQELAEHVPKGHIPRTMTVHFRGELTRKVAPGDVVELSGIFLPIPYTGFRAMRAGLVADTYLEAMSVTHFKKKYEEYELRGDEEEQIARLAEDGDIYNKLARSLAPEIFGHEDIKKALLLLLVGAPHRKLKDGMKIRGDLHICLMGDPGVAKSQLLKHIINVAPRGVYTTGRGSSGVGLTAAVQRDPVTNEMVLEGGALVLADMGICAIDEFDKMDESDRTAIHEVMEQQTVSIAKAGITTSLNARTAVLAAANPAWGRYDLRRTPAENINLPPALLSRFDLLWLILDRADMDSDLEMARHVVYVHQNKESPALGFTPLDPSVLRAYISAARRSSPSVPRDLEEYIASAYSSIRQEEAKSSTPHSYTTVRTLLSILRVSAALARLRFSETVAQSDVDEALRLMQMSKFSLYSDERQRSGLDAISDIYSILRDEAARSGKTDVSYGDALNWISRKGYSEAQLKECLEEYAALNVWQISPSFDIKFIDA, translated from the exons ATGAACACCACGGTCCTCGATTTCGACTCAGACAAAC TTTTGGCCAGTGACTTTCTCAAGAACTTCGCTGACATCAATGGCGAATCAAAATACATGAACATCCTT CAAGATGTAGCAAACCACAAAACTCGTGCTGTCCAGATCGATCTCGACGATTTAATTAAT TACAAGGATTTAGACGAGGAATTTTTGAGGCGTGTAACCGAGAATACTAGGAGGTACATTGGGATTTTTTCGGATGCCATTGATGAGATCATGCCGGAACCTACTGAGGCCTTCATAGATGATGACCATGACATATTGATGACACAGAGATCAGACGAAGTTGCAGACGGTGAAGATGGTTCAGACCCACAGCAGAGGATGCCTCCTGAAATCAAGCGCTACTA TGAAGTTTATATTAAAGCATCTTCAAAGGGACGACCATATACAATTAGGGAGGTGAAGGCTTCATATATTGGTCAGATTGTAAGAATATCTGGTATAGTGACACGCTGCTCAGATGTTAAACCTTTAATGAAGGTTGCTGTATACACATGTGAAGATTGTGGTTTTGAAATTTACCAG GAAGTAACAGCTCGAGTCTTCATGCCTTTGTTTGAGTGTCCATCCACTCgctgtaaaataaataacaataaggGGAACCTTATCCTTCAGCTGAGAGCttcaaagtttttaaaatttcaagAG GCAAAAATTCAAGAATTAGCTGAACATGTTCCAAAGGGCCATATTCCACGAACAATGACTGTTCATTTCAGGGGAGAGCTCACAAGAAAG GTGGCTCCTGGCGATGTGGTTGAATTATCTGGGATTTTTCTTCCTATACCTTACACTGGTTTCAGAGCAATGCGTGCTGGTCTGGTTGCTGACACTTACTTAGAGGCGATGTCTGTAACTCATTTCAAGAAAAAATATGAGGA ATATGAACTTAGAGGAGACGAGGAGGAGCAGATTGCACGTTTAGCAGAAGATGGCGACATCTACAATAAATTAGCAAGATCATTGGCTCCTGAAATTTTTGGACATGAAGATATTAAAAAagcactgcttcttcttcttgttggtgCTCCCCATCGGAAGCTGAAAGATGGAATGAAG ATTAGAGGAGATTTACACATATGTTTGATGGGTGATCCTGGTGTTGCCAAGAGTCAGCTCCTTAAGCATATAATCAATGTAGCTCCAAGGGGGGTGTACACCACTGGAAGAGGTAGTAGTGGAGTTGGTCTAACTGCTGCTGTTCAGAGAGATCCAGTGACAAATGAGATGGTTCTTGAAGGTGGAGCATTG GTGCTAGCAGATATGGGCATATGTGCCATTGATGAGTTTGACAAGATGGATGAATCAGATCGAACAGCTATACATGAAGTCATGGAACAGCAGACTGTTAGCATTGCCAAAGCTGGGATCACTACTTCACTGAATGCAAGGACTGCTGTGCTTGCTGCAGCTAATCCCGCCTG GGGAAGATATGATCTACGAAGAACTCCAGCTGAAAATATTAATCTTCCCCCTGCCCTCCTATCAAGATTTGATTTGCTGTGGTTAATCCTTGATCGAGCTGATATGGATAGTGATCTTGAAATGGCTAGGCATGTTGTCTATGTCCACCAAAATAAAGAGTCCCCTGCACTAGGATTTACTCCTCTTGATCCCTCTGTTCTTCG TGCCTATATATCTGCTGCAAGAAGATCATCTCCCAGTGTCCCAAGAGATCTGGAAGAGTATATTGCAAGTGCATACTCCAGCATTCGACAAGAAGAAGCCAAGTCTAGTACTCCCCATTCATACACAACTGTCAGAACATTGCTCAGTATTCTCCGTGTATCAGCT GCGCTTGCAAGACTCCGTTTCTCTGAAACTGTTGCTCAGAGTGACGTGGACGAGGCACTGAGGTTAATGCAGATGTCAAAATTCTCTTTGTACTCCGATGAACGTCAAAGATCTGGTCTGGATGCCATATCAGATATTTATTCCATTCTGCGTGATGAAGCTGCAAGGAGTGGCAAAACGGATGTCAGCTATGGTGATGCACTGAATTGGATATCTAGAAAG GGGTACAGCGAAGCTCAATTGAAAGAGTGTTTAGAGGAGTACGCAGCGCTAAATGTATGGCAGATAAGTCCCTCGTTTGATATCAAGTTTATTGATGCTTGA
- the LOC112757938 gene encoding vacuolar protein sorting-associated protein 51 homolog, which produces MMGSDGDGDAPLLDDKAKRMRDLLSSFYAPNPSMLSHSPTASSKHSTPDDINSSSFDPNHYMNILVNNSNLEGLLKRHVDMAAEIKNLDTDLQMLVYENYNKFISATDTIKRMKSNILGMEGNMEYLLEKIMSVQSRSDSVNTSLFEKREHIEKLHRTCNLLRKVQFIYDLPDRLGKCIKSEAYADAVRFYTGAMPIFKAYGDSSFHDCKRASDEAIAIIVKNLQEKLFSDSEPIQVRAEAALLLKQLDFPVDNLKTKLLERLEHSLRDIQLKPEEIKNASPSAREVAILEFVEAIRAFRVIFPDSETQLVKIAKGLITRSAAARSFLNFCARNFHFLFNTNHFICFLGTFLRVIWNESLLMDEVLQDSALSNHFLEVIHQTSSQFNLMEGAKVAVKLYVESAFSQLLLDISDCLLKILKRDETEEYSLETALDASTKLALQGGRNLLLDVCKILDDDSGIIDKLREPIIDWVQEGLQDFFRQLEDQFQSFSGKNNSSATQIHGLTEAAAFAGLVLVLAQLSAFIEQTAIPKINEELAVSFSAGPYEYGPAFVPGEISRKFRSAGDKFLQQYINIRTQRISLLQKKRFATPKWVKHKEPREVHMFVDLFLQELKVIVNEVKQVLPQDMRKHRRSNASSASSKSNSFREEKLLHRSNTQRARSQLLETHLAKLFKQKVEIFTKVEHTQESVVMTIVKLSLKSLQEFVRLQTFNRSGFQQIQLDMQFLRTPLREIVEDEAAMDFLLDEVIVAATERCLDPIPLEPPILDKLIQAKLAKSLEENTSSS; this is translated from the exons ATGATGGGGAGCGATGGCGACGGTGATGCACCATTATTGGACGACAAAGCAAAGCGAATGAGGGATCTGCTATCCAGTTTTTACGCTCCAAACCCCTCAATGTTGTCTCATTCCCCCACCGCCTCCTCCAAGCATTCAACACCCGACGATATCAACTCCTCCTCCTTCGATCCCAACCATTACATGAACATTCTCGTCAATAACTCCAACTTGGAAGGCCTTCTCAAGCGCCACGTTGATATGGCCGCTGAGATCAAGAATCTCGACACCGACTTGCAGATGCTTGTTTACGAGAATTACAACAAGTTCATCAGTGCCACTGATACTATCAAGAG GATGAAAAGTAATATTTTGGGGATGGAGGGAAATATGGAGTACCTTCTTGAAAAA ATCATGTCTGTACAGTCCAGGAGTGACAGTGTTAACACTTCTTTATTTGAGAAGAGGGAGCACATTGAGAAATTGCATCGCACTTGTAATCTTCTTCGAAAAGTTCAG TTCATATATGATCTACCTGATAGACTTGGCAAGTGCATCAAATCAGAAGCCTATGCGGATGCTGTCAGATTCTACACTGGTGCAATGCCAATTTTTAAG GCATATGGAGACTCTTCATTCCATGATTGTAAGCGAGCATCCGATGAAGCAATAGCTATCATAGTTAAAAACTTGCAG GAAAAGCTGTTTTCAGATTCTGAACCTATACAAGTGAGAGCTGAGGCTGCATTGCTGCTTAAGCAGTTGGATTTTCCG GTGGACAATTTGAAGACAAAGCTGTTAGAGAGGTTGGAACATTCCCTTAGAGACATTCAACTGAAACCTGAAGAGATAAAGAATGCTTCACCCTCTGCACGTGAG GTAGCTATTCTCGAATTTGTGGAGGCTATTCGTGCATTTCGAGTAATTTTCCCAGATTCAGAAACTCAATTAGTTAAAATTGCTAAAGGCTTGATTACCAGGTCTGCTGCAGCCAGAAGTTTTCTTAATTTCTGTGCTcgaaattttcattttttatttaatacaaaccactttatttgttttctaggGACTTT TTTAA GAGTTATTTGGAATGAATCACTCCTGATGGACGAGGTCTTGCAGGATTCAGCTCTATCTAATCATTTTCTTGAGGTCATCCATCAAACTTCTTCACAATTCAATCTCATGGAA GGTGCTAAGGTTGCTGTCAAGCTATATGTGGAAAGTGCATTTTCTCAACTTTTGCTAGATATCTCAG ATTGcctcttaaaaattttgaaacgaGATGAAACAGAAGAGTACTCCCTGGAAACTGCTCTAGATGCTAGCACAAAACTTGCTCTCCAAGGAGGCAGGAACCTCTTGCTG GATGTTTGCAAGATTCTAGATGATGACTCAGGGATTATAGATAAACTAAGAGAGCCAATAATTGATTGGGTACAAGAAGGGTTACAAGATTTTTTCAGGCAACTTGAGGATCAGTTCCAATCGTTTTCAGGGAAGAATAATTCTTCAGCTACACAAATTCATGGGCTGACAGAGGCAGCTGCTTTTGCTGGCCTTGTCCTAGTGCTGGCTCAATTGTCTGCTTTCATTGAACAAACTGCCATCCCTAAGATCAACGAG GAATTAGCAGTTTCTTTTTCTGCTGGTCCATATGAATATGGACCGGCCTTTGTTCCGGGAGAGATCTCTCGAAAATTTAGATCAGCTGGTGACAAGTTCCTACAGCAG TACATAAATATTCGAACTCAACGAATATCACTACTCCAGAAGAAGAGATTTGCCACACCTAAATGGGTTAAG CATAAGGAGCCAAGAGAAGTTCATATGTTTGTTGATCTATTTCTACAAGAG CTCAAGGTCATAGTCAATGAAGTGAAGCAGGTTTTGCCTCAAGATATGCGAAAGCATCGTAGAAGTAACGCAAGCAGTGCTTCATCGAAAAGCAATTCCTTCCGAGAGGAGAAATTATTGCACCGCTCAAATACTCAAAGGGCGAGGAGCCAGCTTCTGGAAACACATTTAGCCAAACTGTTTAAGCAAAAAGTTGAAATTTTCACAAAAGTAGAACACACCCAG GAATCAGTTGTAATGACCATAGTTAAATTATCCCTTAAAAGTTTACAAGAATTTGTAAGGCTTCAGACTTTTAACCGGAGTGGATTTCAGCAAATTCAATTGGATATGCAGTTCTTAAGGACTCCTTTAAGGGAAATAGTTGAAGATGAAGCTGCAATGGATTTCTTGCTTGATGAG GTGATTGTTGCTGCTACAGAGAGGTGCCTTGATCCAATTCCATTGGAGCCCCCCATTCTGGACAAACTAATTCAAGCAAAGCTGGCAAAATCTTTGGAGGAGAACACATCCTCTTCATAA
- the LOC112756474 gene encoding bZIP transcription factor 53 — MAPIQRALSSGSEGSGDPPIVLDERKRKRMLSNRESARRSRMRKQKQLEDLTEEVTKLQSANKNLAEAIKAKEEAMTETEAANGVLRAQMTELTDRLRFLNSILEIAEDVSGLSVDIPEIPDPLLKPWQIPHPIQPIMASADMFLH; from the coding sequence ATGGCTCCGATCCAGCGCGCGTTGAGTTCGGGATCGGAAGGTAGCGGAGATCCACCGATAGTGTTGGAcgaaaggaagaggaagaggatgctCTCGAATCGTGAATCTGCACGCCGTTCGAGGATGAGGAAGCAAAAGCAGCTGGAGGACCTCACCGAAGAGGTGACGAAGCTGCAGTCGGCGAATAAGAACCTGGCGGAGGCCATCAAGGCGAAGGAGGAAGCCATGACGGAGACTGAGGCCGCCAACGGCGTCCTTAGGGCTCAGATGACGGAGCTTACCGACCGTCTCCGGTTCCTTAACTCGATCCTTGAGATTGCCGAGGATGTCAGTGGACTTTCCGTCGATATACCTGAGATTCCGGATCCGCTTCTGAAGCCATGGCAGATCCCTCACCCGATTCAACCAATCATGGCTTCCGCAGACATGTTCCTGCATTGA